The following are encoded in a window of Balaenoptera ricei isolate mBalRic1 chromosome 1, mBalRic1.hap2, whole genome shotgun sequence genomic DNA:
- the LOC132369027 gene encoding LOW QUALITY PROTEIN: ATP synthase subunit a-like (The sequence of the model RefSeq protein was modified relative to this genomic sequence to represent the inferred CDS: substituted 2 bases at 2 genomic stop codons), with product MNENLFAPFVTPTIIGLPVVILIIIFPSILFPTSKRLINNPIISLQQWLIQLTSKQIISIHNHKEQTXSLILISLILFIGSTNLLGLLSHSFTPTMQLSVNVGIAIPLXAGTVVIGLRNKTKASLAHFLPQGTPTPLIPMLVIIETISLFIQPAALAVRLMANITAGHLLIHLIGETTLVPISISTFTALITFIILTLFTILEFAIAIIQAYVFTLLVSLYLHNNT from the coding sequence atgaatgaaaatttatttgCCCCTTTCGTGACTCCAACAATAATAGGCCTCCCCGTAGTCATTCTAATTATtatattcccaagtattttatttccAACATCAAAACGACTAATTAACAATCCCATAATTTCCCTTCAACAATGGCTAATCCAGCTTacatcaaaacaaataataagCATCCAtaatcataaagaacagacttgatCACTAATACTAATATCGCTCATTCTATTTATTGGGTCAACCAACCTTCTTGGACTACTGTCCCACTCATTTACACCCACCATGCAGCTCTCAGTGAATGTGGGAATAGCCATCCCCCTATGAGCCGGTACCGTGGTTATAGGTCTCCGCAACAAAACAAAAGCATCTCTAGCTCACTTCCTACCACAAGGCACGCCCACCCCCCTCATCCCCATGCTAGTAATTATCGAAACTATCAGCCTATTCATCCAACCAGCAGCACTAGCTGTGAGACTAATGGCCAATATTACAGCAGGTCATTTATTAATACATCTAATCGGAGAAACAACCTTAGTGCCAATAAGCATCAGCACATTCACGGCTCTCATTACATTCATTATTCTCACCCTATTCACTATCCTCGAATTCGCCATTGCTATAATTCAAGCCTATGTGTTTACCCTCTTAGTAAGCTTATATCTGCATAACAACACATAA